The following proteins are co-located in the Acropora palmata chromosome 11, jaAcrPala1.3, whole genome shotgun sequence genome:
- the LOC141896659 gene encoding solute carrier family 49 member 4 homolog produces MANYNENSPLLVNTEKQFTDLPPTGSTSQVNCKTYKRRWLVLSVYTAQTVIFNMTLNTWVPIQEPCKIAFGWKDFDLLLISAWTPIAFLVTSVPLTWLMHTKGLRISVLLTAFLAVLGKGFQVIPFGNRKVRNLAINLGQFFLMAGGPVALGAPALVSATWFPVNERTTATAIGTLTGYFGMALSFTVGPAMVPIKIRSNHQNDSHSSALKSSNLVQELDHKIAIYSCFELGLCTAVLLSALLYFPSRPPLPPSRSSERPATLSTRASLVVLVKDAQFWFLITLCGLCWGVYYGWLSMLAVFLADFSVDSVTAGWLGCGAILAGVLPGIAFARFADFVKRRTKQLLILLLALSMLSQLIFSLSCESILPSTKPILYSSMIFGGFIYTGNVPLFFELTMEHAYPVNEGIAGCILQSMANVITLFFYIAFMVPHSNARWMNWFTVGELALCTLGLFIYREKYTRLNLDMGIQREPNRVSNA; encoded by the exons CATACAAGCGTCGGTGGTTGGTTTTAAGCGTTTATACAGCGCAAACGGTCATTTTCAACATGACGTTGAATACCTGGGTACCGATCCAGGAGCCTTGCAAAATTGCCTTTGGATGGAAAGATTTCGACCTCCTTTTAATATCTGCGTGGACTCCCATCGCTTTCCTTGTAACTTCAGTCCCACTGACCTGGTTAATGCACACAAAAG GTCTTCGGATATCTGTGCTTTTGACTGCTTTTCTAGCAGTATTGGGCAAAGGATTCCAAGTCATCCCTTTTGGTAACAGAAAAGTGAGGAATCTCGCCATCAATCTTGGTCAGTTCTTCTTAATGGCAGGAGGACCTGTAGCTCTTGGAGCTCCAGCTCTTGTGTCTGCGACTTGGTTTCCAGTTAATGAACGTACCACTGCCACAGCTATTGGAACGTTAACCGGATACTTTGGAATGGCTCTTTCATTTACTGTTGGACCTGCTATGGTGCCCATCAAGATTCGATCAAATCATCAGAATGATAGTCATTCGTCTGCtttaaaatcatcaaatttggTTCAGGAATTGGATCACAAAATAGCAATTTATTCATGTTTTGAACTTGGATTATGCACAGCAGTGCTTCTGAGTGCCTTGTTGTACTTTCCTTCAAGACCCCCATTGCCTCCAAGTAGAAGCTCTGAGCGACCTGCCACACTGAGTACAAGGGCTTCCCTTGTGGTACTTGTGAAGGATGCTCAATTCTGGTTTTTGATAACTCTGTGTGGGTTGTGCTGGGGTGTTTACTATGGATGGTTGTCCATGTTGGCTGTTTTCCTTGCTGATTTTAGTGTAGACTCTGTCACTGCAGGGTGGTTAGGCTGTGGTGCAATACTTGCGGGAGTTTTACCTGGTATTGCATTTGCCAG ATTTGCAGATTTTGTCAAGcgcagaacaaaacagctGTTGATTCTCCTTTTGGCCCTGTCAATGTTATCCCAACTCATCTTCAGTTTATCCTGTGAAAGCATTTTACCATCAACCAAACCAATTCTCTACAGCTCCATGATCTTTGGAGGCTTCATTTACACTGGAAATGTGCCACTGTTTTTTGAACTTACAATGGAACATGCATATCCTGTCAACGAGGGAATAGCTGGCTGCATTTTGCAATCAATGGCAAATGTAATTACATTGTTTTTCTATATCGCCTTCATGGTGCCTCATTCTAATGCCCGTTGGATGAACTGGTTCACTGTTGGTGAATTGGCTCTTTGTACTTTGGGCTTATTCATTTACAGAGAAAAATATACCCGACTTAATTTAGACATGGGTATTCAAAGAGAACCAAACAGGGTTTCTAATGCATGA